Proteins co-encoded in one Ictalurus furcatus strain D&B chromosome 9, Billie_1.0, whole genome shotgun sequence genomic window:
- the rab3gap2 gene encoding rab3 GTPase-activating protein non-catalytic subunit isoform X2, with the protein MSCSLLDFCRVQELKQVRDFLSHSQKNPPTDDNKEQTESELAWDESDWGSWEAADTKEDGTTPHDVDDVQQNSAPWLQDCILALSPCSDLLVIAQDHKAAFLSAKWQTDASGKEEMTLAVTWSGTLSTEDGECVSSVICIPLASQKRSSTGRPDWTCIVVGFSSGYVRFYTENGVLLLAQLLNEDPVLRLKCRTYEIPRHPGVNEQHEELSILYPAALVTIDGFSLFQSLRACRNQVARAAAAGSDVVQPPPLAYKKWGLQDMDTIVDHTSVGIMTLNVFDQMKNASILGGFHASVKGSPPAMSQYITVGGGPFTGFFYAVEGISQPLLSHVALAVASKLTSALFSAASGWLGWNKNKTEEEPAQKQKPKVEPATPLPVRFGLPDSRRHGESICLSPCNTMAGVTDDFGRVTLLDVARGIAIRMWKGYRDAQLGWVQVYEAHGDRDTVTSPSMPRRCAQFLVIYAPRRGILEVWGTQHGPRIGAFTVGKHCRLLYPGYRLMGVNSVTSQGWHLHTQQVCLFDPVNGVLRTITVPFHLALSDKKSERAKDIHLLKRLTALLRNADPDPDLLESEARSVLLEIRHPAVKKQALECLLSCKNVPVSCLINITRALSESLKEQDPEAVDESLLQLCSSQLKLLQLYTDVQLLHSPDASPTEPESLSVPGIEDDLARLGPVLQRYAEFNSRPSVSFAQDEAGPLPVKTFLSQLVCEGGELRLIRGPDTDWTQLGSFLFWGCLSGQSPLERVCETLQQSGISPQQLLSLLLTVWLNREKEVLKRADAIRNLHTLLNTLSSMKGAVDESWDVQCVSPWWQQVRNTCVQSESAGAALLAVLVAHRAAKSSITGLAGNKLQSDWECVSLELEQWVVCVWQLEDVLVLQTLLSLPSPRGSPGGAVQRCSVKTLLESGRGGVADSVAKLIFRQDVTPGTLKDIVQRRVMEHGEEQCSQQETEEKDALHTLEELLACVCQRFPNSLSPDVLLAHCCWEYVVQWNKDPEVGRYLEWSVEYLKMISSPHIQLGISTMMWNTFIVKRFSAAAFLMEKVGKAPKDRLCRRDVGMGDTAMTSFLGSCVQLLQALMEVSSSSFLLSLPLFSRADSRVEEASVTEVCVEEVWGGAEGPASIAELALQQRGVHYPLVQHHWLLASLLHAAMSFSMRLKPLSLFDTKGKNAFFRELTSIQLLPSGDMDPSLVALRQEFLLSVLTAWVKLLGEEKKEEEEGGVSVTAGVRELAWMETCMELASLLQLNADILRRHFICELYNQGLDLRAEEVMLEVEDKDVLGSQLLVLIGQRLAYSLFHSQTQTKASMELLARLPTTLCTWLKAMDPSDLRRPSVPVQQVSRLVSRVVEMLPEKHAQYNIALHLLEAVDMLQEDE; encoded by the exons ATGTCCTGCAGTTTGCTGGATTTTTGCCGCGTTCAAGAGCTCAAACAAGTCCGGGATTTTCTCTCCCACAGTCAGAAAAATCCCCCCACAGATGACAACAAAGAGCAAACAG aGAGTGAGTTAGCGTGGGATGAGTCAGATTGGGGCTCCTGGGAGGCAGCGGACACCAAAGAAGATGGAACCACG CCtcatgatgttgatgatgtgcAGCAGAACAGCGCCCCCTGGCTGCAGGACTGCATACTCGCTCTGTCACCATGCTCAGACCTGCTGGTCATCGCTCAAGACCACAAAGCTGCATTCCTCTCCg CCAAATGGCAGACAGACGCCAGCGGAAAGGAGGAGATGACTCTGGCTGTGACCTGGAGCGGCACGCTGAGCACTGAGGATGG agagtgtgtgagtagCGTCATCTGCATCCCACTGGCCAGCCAGAAGAG aAGTTCTACGGGTCGTCCAGACTGGACGTGCATCGTGGTCGGGTTCAGTTCCGGTTACGTCCGCTTCTACACAGAG aatgggGTTCTCCTCTTGGCTCAGCTGCTGAACGAAGACCCGGTTCTCAGACTGAAGTGTCGCACGTATGAGATCCCGCGCCATCCCGGAGTCAACGAACAG CATGAGGAGTTGAGTATTCTGTACCCAGCAGCCCTGGTCACTATCGATGGCTTCAGCCTCTTTCAGTCTCTGCGTGCCTGCAGGAATCAGGTTGCTagag CTGCTGCAGCAGGAAGTGACGTCGTACAGCCTCCTCCTCTCGCCTATAAGAAGTGGGGACTGCAGGACATGGACACCATCGTGGACCACACCAGTGTGG gCATCATGACACTGAACGTGTTTGATCAGATGAAGAATGCGTCGATACTCGGGGGTTTCCATGCCTCAGTAAAGGGTAGTCCTCCTGCCATGAGTCAGTATATAACGGTGGGAGGCGGTCCCTTCACCGGATTCTTCTACGCCGTGGAG GGCATTTCTCAGCCTCTCCTCTCCCACGTTGCTCTTGCTGTGGCCAGTAAACTCACTTCTGCCCTGTTCAGTGCCgccag TGGATGGTTGGGGTGGAACAAGAACAAGACCGAAGAAGAGCCTGCTCAGAAACAGAAGCCTAAGGTGGAGCCAGCCACGCCCCTTCCTGTTAG GTTCGGTCTCCCCGATTCCCGTCGTCATGGCgaatctatctgtctgtcgcCGTGCAACACCATGGCAGGCGTGACAGACGACTTTGGCAGAGTGACGCTGCTGGACGTGGCACGCGGCATCGCCATCCGCATGTGgaagg gttaccGTGACGCCCAGCTGGGCTGGGTGCAGGTGTATGAGGCTCATGGGGACAGAGACACGGTCACGTCACCCTCCATGCCCCGCCGCTGTGCTCAGTTCCTGGTGATTTACGCCCCCCGTAGGGGCATCCTGGAGGTGTGGGGCACTCAACACGGCCCCCGGATCGGGGCATTTACTGTAGGCAAACACTGCAG gTTGTTGTATCCAGGTTACAGGTTAATGGGCGTGAACAGTGTGACCAGTCAGGGTTGgcacttacacacacagcaggtgtGTCTGTTCGACCCGGTCAACGGAGTGCTGCGCACCATAACTGTACCATTCCACCTGGctctcag CGATAAGAAGAGCGAGCGAGCCAAAGACATCCATCTGCTGAAAAGACTGACCGCTCTGCTCAGGAACGCTGACCCAGACCCTG ATCTTCTGGAGAGTGAGGCTCGGAGCGTCCTGCTGGAGATCAGACACCCCGCCGTTAAAAAacag GCTCTGGAGTGTCTGCTGTCCTGTAAGAACGTTCCGGTCTCGTGTCTGATCAACATCACCCGAGCTTTATCGGAGAGCTTAAAAGAACAAG accCTGAGGCGGTGGATGAATCATTGCTGCAGTTGTGTTCCTCTCAACTCAAACTGCTGCAGCTCTACACCGACGTCCAGCTCCTCCACTCACCTGATGCCTCGCCCACTGAGCCTGAAtct ctctcaGTGCCTGGTATTGAAGATGACCTCGCTCGACTCGGACCAGTCCTGCAGCGTTACGCGGAGTTTAACTCACGCCCCTCCGTGTCATTCGCGCAGGACGAGGCGGGACCACTGCCGGTCAAAACCTTCCTGTCGCAGTTAGTGTGTGAAGGCGGCGAGCTGCGACTCATCAGAGGCCCTGACACAGACTGGACGCAGCTAG gtAGCTTCCTGTTTTGGGGATGTCTTTCTGGACAGAGTCCACtggagcgagtgtgtgagaccCTACAGCAGAGTGGCATCAGCCCTCAGCAGTTACtg TCTCTGCTGCTGACGGTGTGGCTGAACAGAGAGAAGGAGGTCTTGAAGAGAGCAGACGCTATTCGGAACCTGCACACACTCCTCAATACACTCAGCTCtatgaaag gagcgGTGGATGAGTCGTGGGATGTGCAGTGCGTGTCCCCCTGGTGGCAGCAGGTGCGTAACACTTGCGTTCAGTCGGAGAGCGCTGGCGCCGCCCTGCTGGCTGTACTCGTCGCTCATCGTGCTGCCAAGAGCTCCATCACAGGCCTGGCAGGGAACAAG ctgcagTCAGACTGGGAGTGCGTGTCTCTGGAGCTGGAACagtgggtggtgtgtgtgtggcagctgGAGGACGTGTTGGTGCTGCAGACGTTGCTGAGCCTGCCGTCTCCTCGGGGTTCACCAGGGGGCGCCGTCCAGCGCTGCTCAGTCAAAACACTGCTGGAGAGCGGAAGAG gtGGCGTAGCAGACAGCGTGGCGAAGCTGATCTTCAGACAGGACGTCACTCCTGGAACGTTGAAAGACATTGTGCAGCGGAGGGTGATGGAACACGGTGAGGAACA GTGTTCACAGCAGGAGACGGAGGAGAAGGACGCCTTGCACACACTGGAGG AGCTGctggcgtgtgtgtgtcagcgtTTCCCCAACTCCCTCTCTCCTGACGTGTTGTTGGCTCACTGTTGTTGGGAATACGTGGTCCAGTGGAACAAAGACCCCGAG GTGGGCCGGTACCTGGAGTGGTCTGTGGAGTATCTGAAGATGATCTCCAGTCCTCACATTCAGTTAG gaATCTCCACCATGATGTGGAACACGTTTATTGTGAAACGTTTCTCTGCAGCAGCCTTCTTAATGGAaaag gtgggaaAAGCTCCGAAGGACAGACTCTGCAGACGG gatgtagGAATGGGCGACACGGCCATGACCAGTTTCCTGGGCTCCTGTGTGCAGCTGCTGCAGGCTCTGATGGAGGTCTCGTCttcctcctttcttctttctcttcctcttttctcCAGA gcggACTCGAGGGTGGAGGAGGCGAGCGTGACGGAGGTGTGTGTGGAGGAGGTGTGGGGCGGAGCTGAGGGTCCGGCCTCCATAGCGGAGTTAGCGCTGCAGCAGAGGGGGGTGCATTACCCGCTGGTGCAGCATCACTGGCTGTTAGCGTCGCTGCTGCATGCCGCCATGAGCTTCTCGATGCGCCTCAAACCCCTCAGCCTCTTCGACACCAAG GGGAAGAATGCGTTTTTCAGGGAGCTGACCTCGATCCAGCTGCTGCCCAGTGGAGACATGGACCCCAGTCTGGTGGCTctgagacaggaa tttctgCTGAGTGTGTTGACAGCATGGGTGAAGCTTCTGggtgaggagaagaaggaggaggaagagggtgGTGTGTCTGTTACAGCAGGAGTCAGGGAGCTGGCGTGGATGGAGACGTGTATGGAGCTGGCCTCACTGCTGCAGCTTAACGCTGATATTCTGCGCAGACACTTCATCTGTGAGCTGTATAACCAGGGCCTGGACCTGCGCGCTGAggag gTGATGTTGGAGGTGGAGGATAAGGATGTGTTGGGTTCTCAGCTCTTGGTTCTGATCGGTCAGCGCCTGGCCTACTCTCTGTTTCACTCTCAGACTCAGACCAAAGCCAGCATGGAGCTCCTGGCACGTCTTCCCACGACCCTCTGTACCTGGCTCAAAGCGATG GACCCGAGCGATCTCCGGCGTCCCTCCGTGCCTGTGCAGCAGGTCAGCCGGCTGGTGAGCCGTGTGGTCGAGATGCTGCCGGAGAAACACGCGCAGTACAACATTGCACTGCATCTGCTGGAGGCGGTGGACATGCTGCAGGAGGACGagtga
- the rab3gap2 gene encoding rab3 GTPase-activating protein non-catalytic subunit isoform X3: MSCSLLDFCRVQELKQVRDFLSHSQKNPPTDDNKEQTESELAWDESDWGSWEAADTKEDGTTPHDVDDVQQNSAPWLQDCILALSPCSDLLVIAQDHKAAFLSAKWQTDASGKEEMTLAVTWSGTLSTEDGECVSSVICIPLASQKRSSTGRPDWTCIVVGFSSGYVRFYTENGVLLLAQLLNEDPVLRLKCRTYEIPRHPGVNEQHEELSILYPAALVTIDGFSLFQSLRACRNQVARAAAAGSDVVQPPPLAYKKWGLQDMDTIVDHTSVGIMTLNVFDQMKNASILGGFHASVKGSPPAMSQYITVGGGPFTGFFYAVEGISQPLLSHVALAVASKLTSALFSAASGWLGWNKNKTEEEPAQKQKPKVEPATPLPVRFGLPDSRRHGESICLSPCNTMAGVTDDFGRVTLLDVARGIAIRMWKGYRDAQLGWVQVYEAHGDRDTVTSPSMPRRCAQFLVIYAPRRGILEVWGTQHGPRIGAFTVGKHCRLLYPGYRLMGVNSVTSQGWHLHTQQVCLFDPVNGVLRTITVPFHLALSDKKSERAKDIHLLKRLTALLRNADPDPDLLESEARSVLLEIRHPAVKKQALECLLSCKNVPVSCLINITRALSESLKEQDPEAVDESLLQLCSSQLKLLQLYTDVQLLHSPDASPTEPESLSVPGIEDDLARLGPVLQRYAEFNSRPSVSFAQDEAGPLPVKTFLSQLVCEGGELRLIRGPDTDWTQLGSFLFWGCLSGQSPLERVCETLQQSGISPQQLLSLLLTVWLNREKEVLKRADAIRNLHTLLNTLSSMKGAVDESWDVQCVSPWWQQVRNTCVQSESAGAALLAVLVAHRAAKSSITGLAGNKLQSDWECVSLELEQWVVCVWQLEDVLVLQTLLSLPSPRGSPGGAVQRCSVKTLLESGRGGVADSVAKLIFRQDVTPGTLKDIVQRRVMEHGEEHGEEHGEEHGEEQCSQQETEEKDALHTLEELLACVCQRFPNSLSPDVLLAHCCWEYVVQWNKDPEVGRYLEWSVEYLKMISSPHIQLGISTMMWNTFIVKRFSAAAFLMEKVGKAPKDRLCRRDVGMGDTAMTSFLGSCVQLLQALMEADSRVEEASVTEVCVEEVWGGAEGPASIAELALQQRGVHYPLVQHHWLLASLLHAAMSFSMRLKPLSLFDTKGKNAFFRELTSIQLLPSGDMDPSLVALRQEFLLSVLTAWVKLLGEEKKEEEEGGVSVTAGVRELAWMETCMELASLLQLNADILRRHFICELYNQGLDLRAEEVMLEVEDKDVLGSQLLVLIGQRLAYSLFHSQTQTKASMELLARLPTTLCTWLKAMDPSDLRRPSVPVQQVSRLVSRVVEMLPEKHAQYNIALHLLEAVDMLQEDE, encoded by the exons ATGTCCTGCAGTTTGCTGGATTTTTGCCGCGTTCAAGAGCTCAAACAAGTCCGGGATTTTCTCTCCCACAGTCAGAAAAATCCCCCCACAGATGACAACAAAGAGCAAACAG aGAGTGAGTTAGCGTGGGATGAGTCAGATTGGGGCTCCTGGGAGGCAGCGGACACCAAAGAAGATGGAACCACG CCtcatgatgttgatgatgtgcAGCAGAACAGCGCCCCCTGGCTGCAGGACTGCATACTCGCTCTGTCACCATGCTCAGACCTGCTGGTCATCGCTCAAGACCACAAAGCTGCATTCCTCTCCg CCAAATGGCAGACAGACGCCAGCGGAAAGGAGGAGATGACTCTGGCTGTGACCTGGAGCGGCACGCTGAGCACTGAGGATGG agagtgtgtgagtagCGTCATCTGCATCCCACTGGCCAGCCAGAAGAG aAGTTCTACGGGTCGTCCAGACTGGACGTGCATCGTGGTCGGGTTCAGTTCCGGTTACGTCCGCTTCTACACAGAG aatgggGTTCTCCTCTTGGCTCAGCTGCTGAACGAAGACCCGGTTCTCAGACTGAAGTGTCGCACGTATGAGATCCCGCGCCATCCCGGAGTCAACGAACAG CATGAGGAGTTGAGTATTCTGTACCCAGCAGCCCTGGTCACTATCGATGGCTTCAGCCTCTTTCAGTCTCTGCGTGCCTGCAGGAATCAGGTTGCTagag CTGCTGCAGCAGGAAGTGACGTCGTACAGCCTCCTCCTCTCGCCTATAAGAAGTGGGGACTGCAGGACATGGACACCATCGTGGACCACACCAGTGTGG gCATCATGACACTGAACGTGTTTGATCAGATGAAGAATGCGTCGATACTCGGGGGTTTCCATGCCTCAGTAAAGGGTAGTCCTCCTGCCATGAGTCAGTATATAACGGTGGGAGGCGGTCCCTTCACCGGATTCTTCTACGCCGTGGAG GGCATTTCTCAGCCTCTCCTCTCCCACGTTGCTCTTGCTGTGGCCAGTAAACTCACTTCTGCCCTGTTCAGTGCCgccag TGGATGGTTGGGGTGGAACAAGAACAAGACCGAAGAAGAGCCTGCTCAGAAACAGAAGCCTAAGGTGGAGCCAGCCACGCCCCTTCCTGTTAG GTTCGGTCTCCCCGATTCCCGTCGTCATGGCgaatctatctgtctgtcgcCGTGCAACACCATGGCAGGCGTGACAGACGACTTTGGCAGAGTGACGCTGCTGGACGTGGCACGCGGCATCGCCATCCGCATGTGgaagg gttaccGTGACGCCCAGCTGGGCTGGGTGCAGGTGTATGAGGCTCATGGGGACAGAGACACGGTCACGTCACCCTCCATGCCCCGCCGCTGTGCTCAGTTCCTGGTGATTTACGCCCCCCGTAGGGGCATCCTGGAGGTGTGGGGCACTCAACACGGCCCCCGGATCGGGGCATTTACTGTAGGCAAACACTGCAG gTTGTTGTATCCAGGTTACAGGTTAATGGGCGTGAACAGTGTGACCAGTCAGGGTTGgcacttacacacacagcaggtgtGTCTGTTCGACCCGGTCAACGGAGTGCTGCGCACCATAACTGTACCATTCCACCTGGctctcag CGATAAGAAGAGCGAGCGAGCCAAAGACATCCATCTGCTGAAAAGACTGACCGCTCTGCTCAGGAACGCTGACCCAGACCCTG ATCTTCTGGAGAGTGAGGCTCGGAGCGTCCTGCTGGAGATCAGACACCCCGCCGTTAAAAAacag GCTCTGGAGTGTCTGCTGTCCTGTAAGAACGTTCCGGTCTCGTGTCTGATCAACATCACCCGAGCTTTATCGGAGAGCTTAAAAGAACAAG accCTGAGGCGGTGGATGAATCATTGCTGCAGTTGTGTTCCTCTCAACTCAAACTGCTGCAGCTCTACACCGACGTCCAGCTCCTCCACTCACCTGATGCCTCGCCCACTGAGCCTGAAtct ctctcaGTGCCTGGTATTGAAGATGACCTCGCTCGACTCGGACCAGTCCTGCAGCGTTACGCGGAGTTTAACTCACGCCCCTCCGTGTCATTCGCGCAGGACGAGGCGGGACCACTGCCGGTCAAAACCTTCCTGTCGCAGTTAGTGTGTGAAGGCGGCGAGCTGCGACTCATCAGAGGCCCTGACACAGACTGGACGCAGCTAG gtAGCTTCCTGTTTTGGGGATGTCTTTCTGGACAGAGTCCACtggagcgagtgtgtgagaccCTACAGCAGAGTGGCATCAGCCCTCAGCAGTTACtg TCTCTGCTGCTGACGGTGTGGCTGAACAGAGAGAAGGAGGTCTTGAAGAGAGCAGACGCTATTCGGAACCTGCACACACTCCTCAATACACTCAGCTCtatgaaag gagcgGTGGATGAGTCGTGGGATGTGCAGTGCGTGTCCCCCTGGTGGCAGCAGGTGCGTAACACTTGCGTTCAGTCGGAGAGCGCTGGCGCCGCCCTGCTGGCTGTACTCGTCGCTCATCGTGCTGCCAAGAGCTCCATCACAGGCCTGGCAGGGAACAAG ctgcagTCAGACTGGGAGTGCGTGTCTCTGGAGCTGGAACagtgggtggtgtgtgtgtggcagctgGAGGACGTGTTGGTGCTGCAGACGTTGCTGAGCCTGCCGTCTCCTCGGGGTTCACCAGGGGGCGCCGTCCAGCGCTGCTCAGTCAAAACACTGCTGGAGAGCGGAAGAG gtGGCGTAGCAGACAGCGTGGCGAAGCTGATCTTCAGACAGGACGTCACTCCTGGAACGTTGAAAGACATTGTGCAGCGGAGGGTGATGGAACACGGTGAGGAACACGGTGAGGAACACGGTGAGGAACACGGTGAGGAACAGTGTTCACAGCAGGAGACGGAGGAGAAGGACGCCTTGCACACACTGGAGG AGCTGctggcgtgtgtgtgtcagcgtTTCCCCAACTCCCTCTCTCCTGACGTGTTGTTGGCTCACTGTTGTTGGGAATACGTGGTCCAGTGGAACAAAGACCCCGAG GTGGGCCGGTACCTGGAGTGGTCTGTGGAGTATCTGAAGATGATCTCCAGTCCTCACATTCAGTTAG gaATCTCCACCATGATGTGGAACACGTTTATTGTGAAACGTTTCTCTGCAGCAGCCTTCTTAATGGAaaag gtgggaaAAGCTCCGAAGGACAGACTCTGCAGACGG gatgtagGAATGGGCGACACGGCCATGACCAGTTTCCTGGGCTCCTGTGTGCAGCTGCTGCAGGCTCTGATGGAG gcggACTCGAGGGTGGAGGAGGCGAGCGTGACGGAGGTGTGTGTGGAGGAGGTGTGGGGCGGAGCTGAGGGTCCGGCCTCCATAGCGGAGTTAGCGCTGCAGCAGAGGGGGGTGCATTACCCGCTGGTGCAGCATCACTGGCTGTTAGCGTCGCTGCTGCATGCCGCCATGAGCTTCTCGATGCGCCTCAAACCCCTCAGCCTCTTCGACACCAAG GGGAAGAATGCGTTTTTCAGGGAGCTGACCTCGATCCAGCTGCTGCCCAGTGGAGACATGGACCCCAGTCTGGTGGCTctgagacaggaa tttctgCTGAGTGTGTTGACAGCATGGGTGAAGCTTCTGggtgaggagaagaaggaggaggaagagggtgGTGTGTCTGTTACAGCAGGAGTCAGGGAGCTGGCGTGGATGGAGACGTGTATGGAGCTGGCCTCACTGCTGCAGCTTAACGCTGATATTCTGCGCAGACACTTCATCTGTGAGCTGTATAACCAGGGCCTGGACCTGCGCGCTGAggag gTGATGTTGGAGGTGGAGGATAAGGATGTGTTGGGTTCTCAGCTCTTGGTTCTGATCGGTCAGCGCCTGGCCTACTCTCTGTTTCACTCTCAGACTCAGACCAAAGCCAGCATGGAGCTCCTGGCACGTCTTCCCACGACCCTCTGTACCTGGCTCAAAGCGATG GACCCGAGCGATCTCCGGCGTCCCTCCGTGCCTGTGCAGCAGGTCAGCCGGCTGGTGAGCCGTGTGGTCGAGATGCTGCCGGAGAAACACGCGCAGTACAACATTGCACTGCATCTGCTGGAGGCGGTGGACATGCTGCAGGAGGACGagtga